One part of the Alligator mississippiensis isolate rAllMis1 chromosome 3, rAllMis1, whole genome shotgun sequence genome encodes these proteins:
- the LOC102572475 gene encoding lymphocyte antigen 6E: MKASLLALLAAVLCVDLGYSLHCYVCSEEPSNLNCLASKKCASHEKYCMTTFVSGGLRNEKDFRISKKCSEDCSKSNVNLGLSAISTNCCDTWLCNVSGASSVKTSFAVMAFGVLASFLCVLRVGL, encoded by the exons ATGAAGGCTTCCCTtcttgccctgctggctgcagtccTGTGTGTGGATCTAG GTTACTCCTTACACTGCTATGTCTGCAGCGAAGAGCCCTCCAACTTGAATTGTCTGGCCTCAAAGAAGTGCGCATCGCATGAAAAATACTGTATGACCACCTTTGTCTCTGGAGGACTCA GGAATGAAAAAGATTTCCGCatctccaagaaatgttctgaaGATTGCTCTAAATCAAATGTGAACCTTGGCCTCTCAGCCATTTCAACCAACTGCTGCGATACTTGGCTGTGCAACGTCAGCGGAGCTAGCAGCGTGAAAACCAGCTTTGCGGTGATGGCATTTGGGGTCTTGGCCAGCTTCCTCTGTGTCCTTCGAGTTGGGCTGTGA
- the LOC102572016 gene encoding lymphocyte antigen 6E, whose protein sequence is MKLLLVALVAAALWAKPADSLTCYVCDKEKSNWSCLNMKTCAKEDKYCVTTHSTVGLGKDKEPHISKYCSPLCPETNLNIGIASFSASCCDSFLCNLSGASSVKTSYTVMAAGILASLLYVLRAGL, encoded by the exons ATGAAGCTTCTCCTGGTGGCTTTGGTGGCCGCAGCCCTGTGGGCAAAGCCAG CTGACTCCTTGACTTGCTATGTATGCGATAAGGAGAAGTCCAACTGGAGTTGTCTCAACATGAAGACGTGTGCCAAGGAGGACAAGTACTGTGTCACAACGCACTCCACCGTGGGGCTCG GCAAGGACAAAGAGCCCCACATTAGCAAGTATTGCTCTCCCTTGTGTCCCGAAACAAACCTGAACATCGGCATCgcctccttttctgcctcctgctgcgaCAGCTTCTTGTGCAACCTCAGTGGAGCCAGCAGCGTGAAAACCAGCTACACCGTGATGGCCGCGGGCATCCTGGCCAGTCTCCTCTATGTCCTCAGAGCTGGGCTGTGA